A single Sulfurimonas aquatica DNA region contains:
- a CDS encoding phosphatase PAP2 family protein — protein sequence MALMKIINKLFKITTLLTLLYTLQLNAQDRDLERAGDIVMLLLPASSYAYTHYQDDKDGRIEYYKSFATNAVVTYGLKYSVDAQRPDRSDNHSFPSAHTSLSFQSAAFLHKRYGLEKAILSYIGATFVGYTRVVSEKHYIGDVIAGAVIGSLSSYFFTSKYENIEYSLDLTSNKRKMVISYVW from the coding sequence ATGGCACTTATGAAAATCATAAATAAACTATTTAAAATTACAACTTTACTTACATTATTATATACTTTGCAACTGAATGCGCAAGATAGAGATCTCGAAAGAGCAGGTGATATCGTAATGTTATTGCTTCCTGCGTCATCTTACGCTTACACCCATTATCAAGACGATAAAGATGGACGAATCGAGTACTATAAATCATTTGCGACAAATGCCGTCGTTACCTATGGACTCAAGTACAGCGTAGACGCACAAAGACCAGACAGAAGTGATAATCACTCATTTCCTTCCGCACACACTTCTCTTTCGTTTCAAAGTGCTGCATTTTTACATAAACGCTACGGCTTAGAAAAAGCTATACTTTCTTATATTGGAGCTACATTTGTAGGATACACTAGAGTAGTGTCTGAGAAACACTACATAGGAGATGTTATAGCTGGGGCAGTTATAGGCTCACTCTCGTCATATTTTTTTACAAGTAAGTATGAAAATATTGAATATAGCCTAGATTTAACATCAAATAAGAGAAAAATGGTGATTTCTTATGTCTGGTAA
- a CDS encoding DUF309 domain-containing protein produces the protein MINKKIDEYIECIQEHRYYDAHEALEEVWFPRRFEKSHEVKLIKGFINASVSFELIKLGRIPQSKKVWATYLKHRQLLFKVESPYLNRYYQLSRYIEEINLNKTHS, from the coding sequence ATGATAAATAAAAAAATAGATGAATATATAGAGTGTATACAAGAGCATAGGTACTATGATGCACATGAAGCACTCGAAGAGGTTTGGTTTCCACGGCGTTTTGAAAAGTCTCATGAAGTAAAACTCATCAAAGGATTTATAAATGCATCTGTAAGTTTTGAACTTATCAAACTAGGGCGAATTCCACAAAGTAAGAAAGTTTGGGCAACATATCTCAAGCATAGACAACTGCTCTTTAAGGTAGAATCACCTTATCTCAACAGATACTACCAACTCTCTCGATATATAGAAGAGATAAATTTGAATAAAACTCACTCTTAA
- a CDS encoding type II secretion system protein N: protein MQKLSNSKLLSIFTTLLTLLLIAKLISLVLWWFLPSEGVELNAANSYQAKYQRVDFKNMLIPAKVVEQAKSKESVTSSISTTSINSLILKGLYGKGDNGFAIVAKKSAAKKTTIVAVGEGYEGYKLKEILIDRVLFSKLGKEYVLMLNEEAAKNTKSSIKRVEEPDDSTRPVSKQDINYYSKHPDQIWKDIAISPVQKSGKIDGFIVNRIKAGSKMAELGLMKGDVIIKANNIVLKSYKDALELYKKIDKIDVIELVVRRNNQEKELVYEIN, encoded by the coding sequence ATGCAAAAACTTTCTAATTCAAAACTACTCTCAATTTTTACAACACTCTTAACTCTACTACTTATTGCAAAGCTTATATCATTAGTTCTTTGGTGGTTTCTGCCAAGTGAGGGAGTTGAGTTAAATGCTGCAAATTCGTACCAAGCCAAGTATCAAAGAGTAGACTTTAAAAATATGCTCATCCCTGCAAAAGTAGTTGAACAAGCCAAGAGTAAAGAATCAGTGACCAGTAGTATATCTACAACAAGTATAAATAGCTTGATTCTAAAAGGCCTTTATGGGAAAGGGGATAATGGTTTTGCCATAGTTGCTAAAAAATCAGCTGCAAAAAAGACAACTATAGTTGCTGTAGGCGAAGGCTATGAAGGTTACAAACTTAAAGAGATACTCATAGATAGGGTTTTATTTTCTAAGCTAGGTAAAGAGTATGTTCTTATGCTCAATGAAGAAGCGGCTAAAAATACAAAAAGCTCAATAAAAAGAGTAGAAGAGCCAGATGATTCCACAAGACCGGTCAGCAAACAAGATATAAATTATTACTCAAAACATCCAGATCAAATCTGGAAAGATATAGCTATCTCCCCTGTTCAAAAGAGTGGTAAAATAGATGGCTTTATAGTAAATAGGATTAAGGCAGGCTCAAAAATGGCTGAACTAGGACTAATGAAGGGCGATGTAATCATTAAAGCAAATAATATTGTTTTAAAATCTTATAAAGACGCACTAGAACTTTATAAAAAAATCGATAAGATAGATGTGATAGAGCTAGTAGTTAGAAGAAACAATCAAGAGAAGGAACTAGTATATGAAATTAATTAA
- the rplT gene encoding 50S ribosomal protein L20 yields MPRVKTGVVRRKRHKRILKLAKGFYSGRRKHFRKAKEQLERSMMYAFRDRKQKKREFRKLWIVRINAAARLNGMNYSTFMNGVHKSGIELDRKILADMAMNDAAAFTAVAEASKAALAK; encoded by the coding sequence ATGCCAAGAGTAAAAACTGGTGTCGTTCGTAGAAAAAGACACAAAAGAATATTAAAATTAGCAAAAGGTTTCTATAGTGGTCGTCGTAAACACTTTAGAAAAGCTAAGGAACAATTAGAGCGTTCAATGATGTACGCATTCCGTGACCGTAAGCAGAAAAAACGTGAGTTCCGTAAACTATGGATCGTTCGTATTAACGCAGCGGCTCGTTTAAATGGAATGAATTATTCAACTTTCATGAACGGTGTTCACAAGTCTGGTATCGAGCTTGACCGTAAAATTCTTGCTGATATGGCGATGAATGATGCAGCAGCATTCACTGCAGTTGCAGAAGCTTCAAAAGCAGCACTAGCAAAATAG
- a CDS encoding prepilin-type N-terminal cleavage/methylation domain-containing protein, translated as MHNASKASRNRNAFTLMEVMVSVMIVSVVIASLLQMRGNSNQKFFRIKEMVNSTQYNSFLLYHGDKYGYEKSNIDMKTLVDNFDVESDLRRKLSSMKVKLDYEELNTIDTSEFDDSEQNASTGVVFEIGRTLLKTEEFTTSIMRVRMQ; from the coding sequence ATGCATAACGCAAGTAAAGCATCACGTAATAGAAATGCTTTTACTCTTATGGAAGTGATGGTTTCGGTTATGATAGTCTCAGTTGTAATCGCTTCATTACTCCAGATGAGAGGAAATTCAAATCAGAAATTTTTCAGAATCAAAGAGATGGTAAACAGTACCCAGTATAACTCTTTTTTACTCTATCATGGTGATAAATATGGCTATGAAAAAAGCAACATTGATATGAAAACGTTAGTAGACAATTTTGACGTGGAAAGCGACTTGAGACGAAAACTGTCTTCTATGAAAGTAAAACTTGATTATGAAGAACTAAATACAATCGATACGAGTGAGTTTGACGATAGTGAGCAAAACGCGTCTACGGGAGTAGTCTTTGAGATAGGTAGAACGCTTCTAAAAACAGAAGAGTTTACTACATCTATTATGCGAGTAAGAATGCAATGA
- the rpmI gene encoding 50S ribosomal protein L35, whose amino-acid sequence MPKMKSVKGAVKRFKVKKNGTVKRGTAFRSHILTKQDAQTRREQNSPKVVAPADEKNIKAMIN is encoded by the coding sequence ATGCCAAAAATGAAATCGGTAAAAGGCGCTGTAAAGCGTTTTAAGGTTAAGAAAAACGGTACTGTTAAACGTGGAACTGCGTTTAGAAGCCATATTCTAACTAAACAAGATGCACAGACTCGTCGTGAGCAAAACAGCCCAAAAGTTGTTGCGCCAGCAGATGAAAAAAACATTAAGGCTATGATTAACTAG
- a CDS encoding SUV3 C-terminal domain-containing protein, whose protein sequence is MSKKNKKNSKINQKIRTYFDDAPFDVGIERVSSETLSELFSALGIYDVSHNKKLLIKTIRMIWSDAHSGMKEDILNFFENNAQIYKADSKEIPNYDRDQKIELLLQELDTTKEEDAALYEAFESIRSKKITIAKLESKLAHIRFEKKREELQKELEGIFDIDDSLEFNASLHYKLYDQEFHKILTLNTKPYEYAYLQESDLNDIVQKIGDDKLSITKVKQESIDKFIASLKNPHSYLSQKEILDALRSTPPKTALSYPLIPKKTIACIVSEKIDMSQIDIHEQELLLVVEEKLTLPYSELQLAYNLELHIELNGLLEDIWNSNRFNFDSLKEESKKEYENEFLTALNSLVNECSKYATLLHLSDEVLHNKVYEFLLDLMPHSLNITPKISKKVIRRFIHSISELLIKKQRQELLARTIRDFKNLFPLAREMRRKLVLHIGPTNSGKTYQAMKKLESADTGYYLAPLRLLALEGYEGLKSKDIESSLITGEEQIIDDNATHISSTIEMLNFEVDVDVCVIDEVQMIDDRDRGWAWANAIIGAPAKEIIMTGSTNSKEAIIALAEYLGEELEIIEFERKNSLSLLETPTDVKDVEEGTAVIAFSRKDVLRLKQNFSKSFKVSVVYGNLSPEVRREEARRFRSGETKILIATDAIAMGMNLPIKTILFSKAEKFDGISQRNLLPSEVHQISGRAGRFGLKEEGFVGALNSDTLKIVKKNFYKEAKTITIPFKVMANLEHIRLVGNILEERSLEAILAFFVKNMEFNGPFYASSLDDMLEASKIVDHYDLDIATKYHLACAPLTLKSPYIIESYERYIHSLEKEEPVRYIAPSIVGDHARTADELLRAEDMVKEISLYLWLSYRFGEYFIDEAKARQYRGVLNKYIEETLHIAQLAQMCKMCSAPLPLNSKYAICQSCFKKNYTHGRGKRKTR, encoded by the coding sequence ATGTCCAAAAAAAATAAAAAAAACAGTAAAATAAATCAAAAAATAAGAACATATTTTGACGACGCTCCTTTTGACGTTGGTATAGAAAGAGTTAGTTCTGAGACTTTAAGCGAGCTCTTCTCAGCCCTTGGTATATATGATGTTTCACACAATAAAAAACTCCTTATCAAAACAATTAGAATGATTTGGAGTGATGCCCATAGCGGGATGAAAGAGGATATTTTAAATTTTTTTGAAAATAACGCTCAAATCTATAAGGCTGACTCAAAAGAGATTCCAAACTATGATAGAGATCAGAAGATAGAACTCCTTCTTCAAGAGCTAGATACAACAAAAGAAGAAGATGCAGCGCTCTATGAGGCTTTTGAGAGTATAAGAAGTAAAAAAATAACGATAGCTAAACTAGAGTCTAAACTCGCTCATATCCGTTTTGAGAAAAAACGCGAAGAGTTACAAAAGGAATTAGAAGGCATTTTTGACATTGACGACTCATTAGAGTTTAACGCGTCTTTGCACTATAAACTCTATGATCAAGAGTTTCATAAGATTCTCACTCTTAATACAAAACCCTATGAGTATGCATATCTTCAAGAGAGCGATCTTAACGATATTGTACAAAAAATTGGGGATGATAAACTCTCCATTACAAAAGTAAAACAGGAGAGTATAGATAAGTTTATTGCGTCTCTTAAAAATCCTCACTCCTACCTAAGCCAAAAAGAGATTCTAGATGCTCTTCGCTCTACTCCGCCAAAAACAGCTCTTAGTTATCCACTCATTCCTAAAAAAACTATAGCGTGTATAGTGAGCGAAAAAATAGATATGTCGCAGATTGACATTCATGAACAAGAGCTACTTTTAGTAGTGGAAGAAAAACTCACTCTTCCTTACTCAGAACTACAGCTAGCTTATAATTTAGAATTGCATATTGAGCTTAACGGCCTATTGGAAGATATCTGGAACTCTAACAGATTTAACTTTGACTCACTCAAAGAAGAGAGTAAAAAAGAGTATGAGAATGAATTTTTAACAGCTCTAAACTCTCTGGTCAATGAGTGTTCCAAATATGCAACGCTACTGCATCTAAGTGATGAAGTACTTCATAACAAAGTTTATGAGTTTCTTCTTGATCTTATGCCGCATAGTCTAAACATAACTCCAAAAATAAGTAAAAAAGTAATCCGTCGTTTCATTCACTCCATATCTGAACTACTCATCAAAAAACAACGCCAAGAGCTCTTAGCTAGAACCATAAGAGATTTTAAAAACCTCTTTCCACTCGCACGCGAGATGCGAAGAAAACTAGTCTTACATATAGGACCAACCAACAGTGGAAAAACATATCAGGCAATGAAGAAGCTTGAGAGTGCTGATACTGGCTACTACCTTGCGCCTCTGCGTTTACTAGCGCTTGAAGGATATGAAGGGCTTAAGTCTAAAGATATAGAGAGCTCACTCATAACCGGTGAAGAGCAGATAATAGACGATAACGCAACGCATATAAGCTCTACCATAGAGATGTTAAACTTTGAAGTAGACGTAGACGTCTGCGTTATAGACGAAGTGCAGATGATAGATGATAGGGACCGTGGATGGGCCTGGGCAAACGCCATCATAGGAGCGCCTGCCAAAGAGATTATCATGACGGGTTCTACTAACTCTAAAGAGGCCATTATCGCTTTAGCTGAGTATCTTGGAGAAGAGTTAGAGATAATAGAGTTTGAGCGTAAAAACTCACTCTCACTGCTTGAGACTCCTACTGACGTAAAAGACGTGGAAGAGGGAACAGCCGTAATAGCGTTTAGTAGAAAAGACGTACTCAGACTCAAACAAAACTTTTCAAAATCATTTAAAGTAAGCGTAGTCTACGGGAACCTCTCTCCTGAAGTAAGACGAGAAGAAGCGCGGCGTTTTCGCTCTGGTGAGACAAAAATACTAATAGCAACCGATGCAATAGCTATGGGGATGAACCTCCCTATAAAAACCATACTTTTTTCAAAAGCAGAAAAGTTTGATGGGATATCTCAGAGAAATCTTCTACCATCGGAAGTCCATCAAATATCAGGACGTGCTGGTCGTTTTGGCCTTAAAGAAGAAGGGTTTGTGGGCGCTTTAAACAGCGACACGTTAAAGATAGTCAAAAAGAACTTTTATAAAGAGGCTAAAACAATAACTATCCCTTTTAAAGTGATGGCAAATCTAGAGCATATTCGACTAGTTGGAAATATTTTAGAAGAGAGGTCACTTGAAGCCATCCTAGCTTTTTTTGTAAAAAATATGGAATTTAATGGCCCTTTTTATGCTTCTAGTCTTGACGATATGCTAGAAGCTTCAAAGATAGTTGATCATTACGACTTAGATATAGCCACAAAGTATCACTTAGCCTGTGCACCATTAACGCTAAAGTCTCCCTATATCATAGAATCTTACGAGAGATATATTCACTCTCTTGAAAAAGAAGAGCCTGTGCGCTACATAGCACCATCAATAGTTGGAGATCATGCAAGAACGGCGGACGAGCTTCTTCGAGCTGAAGATATGGTAAAAGAGATATCTCTTTATCTTTGGCTCAGTTATAGGTTTGGAGAGTATTTTATAGATGAGGCTAAGGCCAGACAATATAGAGGTGTTTTAAACAAGTACATAGAAGAGACGCTACATATCGCTCAACTCGCTCAAATGTGTAAAATGTGTTCTGCTCCACTTCCGCTAAACTCAAAGTATGCTATTTGTCAATCTTGTTTTAAGAAAAACTATACACATGGACGGGGTAAAAGAAAAACTCGTTAA
- a CDS encoding secretin N-terminal domain-containing protein, whose amino-acid sequence MKLIKSIFLTTLLIVSLNAREQVNVNFSDLQIDDFITLISKITKKNILINNKINGTVNFVSTTPVYDDELIGILVSVLESKGFTLVRNGSIYEVVRSTEAAKNNVVVVNKGKKVYGSMMVTQAIPVKGENVDVVAAKIRYLISKTAKLMTMKESNLILLTDYPKNIETIKRVIKDIDTNNSAIVKIIQIQHANVKKLQTKLVDIAKSIFNEKVTSEIVKIILDDNINGLIVVGNSENVGRVEKLISELDVESTISNGVEIYELKNSDAKTVAVSLNDIISKQTFADPLMKPNVSASEEINAIIAIGDPMIVKGIKLIIDELDKEKYQVYVKARIIEINQNSSEDIGIKYGFDAGALTASGLYSFSANFGGATTPGIIGTALASSVVGSGATQGFALGAAMDFLEANGASKSISNPSILCVNNKESSIYVGKTISVSTGTVSNTTVGAGLTSSYKREDVGLTLKIKPRVSSTDKVTLDIEAILENILDDGSNNATGQPVTSKQEVKTQAILRHGESIIIGGLVKTYDRDAVSKVPLLGDIPWIGEYLFSSTSTTEEKDNLVVILTPFVIDKSEKLSKLQQELGVLSSLQAEYNDKVFKEIQEKGFNSNKEKID is encoded by the coding sequence ATGAAATTAATTAAGAGCATATTTTTAACAACGCTACTCATTGTAAGTTTAAACGCAAGAGAACAGGTAAATGTAAATTTTTCAGATCTACAAATAGATGATTTTATTACATTGATATCAAAAATTACGAAGAAAAACATTCTTATAAATAATAAAATAAACGGGACGGTAAACTTTGTAAGTACTACACCTGTATATGATGATGAACTTATCGGAATACTGGTTTCAGTTCTTGAGTCAAAAGGCTTCACCTTAGTAAGAAATGGTTCTATCTATGAGGTTGTGCGTTCAACTGAAGCTGCTAAAAACAATGTAGTAGTAGTAAACAAGGGCAAAAAAGTTTATGGTTCCATGATGGTGACTCAGGCTATCCCAGTAAAAGGTGAAAATGTAGATGTAGTGGCGGCAAAGATCCGTTACCTTATCTCAAAAACTGCAAAACTTATGACGATGAAAGAGAGTAATCTAATTCTTTTAACAGATTATCCAAAAAATATTGAGACTATCAAAAGAGTTATAAAAGACATAGACACAAATAATTCGGCTATCGTAAAAATCATACAGATACAACATGCAAACGTTAAAAAACTACAAACAAAACTTGTGGATATAGCTAAGTCTATATTTAATGAAAAAGTTACATCTGAGATTGTTAAAATAATACTCGATGACAATATAAATGGTCTTATTGTTGTCGGAAATAGCGAAAATGTAGGTCGAGTGGAAAAACTCATATCAGAGCTTGATGTAGAGTCAACTATAAGTAATGGCGTTGAGATTTATGAACTGAAAAACTCAGATGCTAAAACTGTTGCGGTTTCTCTAAACGATATCATCTCAAAACAGACTTTTGCAGACCCCCTTATGAAACCAAACGTATCGGCAAGTGAAGAGATAAACGCCATAATCGCCATAGGCGACCCAATGATAGTAAAAGGGATTAAGCTAATAATTGACGAGCTTGATAAAGAGAAGTATCAAGTTTATGTAAAAGCTAGAATTATTGAAATAAATCAAAACAGTAGTGAGGATATCGGGATTAAATATGGTTTTGACGCAGGAGCGCTTACCGCTTCGGGACTTTACTCATTTTCAGCTAATTTTGGTGGGGCTACAACTCCTGGAATCATCGGTACAGCTTTGGCTAGTTCAGTTGTAGGAAGTGGTGCTACACAAGGCTTTGCTTTAGGTGCGGCAATGGACTTTTTAGAAGCAAATGGAGCTTCAAAGTCTATATCAAACCCATCTATACTTTGTGTTAATAATAAAGAATCATCAATTTATGTGGGTAAAACAATCTCTGTCTCAACGGGAACAGTTTCAAATACAACTGTTGGAGCGGGACTAACAAGTAGCTATAAACGCGAGGACGTTGGTTTGACTCTTAAAATAAAACCTCGCGTTTCATCAACGGACAAGGTAACACTTGACATTGAAGCAATACTTGAAAACATCTTGGATGATGGTAGCAATAACGCAACGGGACAACCAGTTACGTCAAAGCAAGAGGTAAAAACTCAGGCGATTCTTCGTCATGGAGAGAGCATTATAATCGGAGGGCTTGTTAAAACTTATGATAGAGACGCTGTAAGTAAGGTTCCTCTTTTGGGAGATATCCCATGGATTGGAGAGTATCTCTTTTCATCTACTAGTACAACAGAAGAGAAGGATAACCTCGTTGTTATTCTTACACCTTTTGTAATAGATAAAAGTGAAAAACTTTCAAAACTCCAGCAAGAGTTAGGTGTACTTTCATCTCTTCAAGCAGAATATAACGATAAAGTTTTCAAAGAGATACAAGAGAAAGGCTTTAACTCAAATAAAGAGAAGATAGACTAG
- a CDS encoding GspE/PulE family protein, translated as MLNLEPLHNLKLEVYEPEELVTDISVKNYLLFSQLEDDVCAFVCERYFVEASNYYTKIENKYSLYMLDEDSFDRLYNKFLELRTDKAIETMQEDSDKEEDEEDISLTDFLRTSSDILTSEESAPIIKFVNALFYQAVKKRASDIHIEVQEKKGEVRFRVDGMLAKNADLDKKVVSLIVSRIKVISNLDISEKRIPQDGRTQIKIAGEVLDIRVSILPTFYGERVVMRLLMQSSQIPQITELGFNDSLIGDVRKLLRSSHGIILVTGPTGSGKTTSLHSFLREVEEPHKNLITVEDPVEYKSDHIAQIQVNEKVGLTFAAALRSILRQDPDVIMIGEIRDEETAAIAVRAALTGHLVFSTLHTNSAAATISRLADMNVEPFLISSSLLGILAQRLVRVLCEECKEEDDLAENFADDYDLPKDAVIFKGNGCKACNYSGFSGRRSIGELLVMNDRVKDLLKTTTDEHTIKTELEKDGLKTISRQLSQMLLDGETSLDEAIRIGLGHA; from the coding sequence GTGTTAAATTTAGAACCCCTACACAACCTGAAACTAGAGGTTTATGAGCCTGAAGAGTTAGTTACAGACATCAGCGTCAAAAACTACCTTCTTTTTAGCCAACTTGAGGATGACGTTTGCGCGTTTGTTTGTGAGAGATACTTTGTAGAAGCGAGTAACTACTATACAAAGATAGAAAATAAATATTCTCTTTATATGCTTGATGAAGACTCATTTGATAGACTATATAACAAGTTTTTGGAGCTTCGTACAGATAAAGCGATAGAGACGATGCAAGAAGACTCTGATAAAGAAGAAGATGAAGAGGATATCTCTCTAACGGATTTTTTAAGAACGTCAAGCGATATCTTAACAAGTGAAGAGTCAGCTCCAATTATTAAGTTTGTAAACGCTCTTTTTTATCAAGCCGTTAAAAAACGAGCTTCAGATATTCACATAGAAGTTCAAGAGAAAAAAGGCGAAGTACGATTTCGTGTAGATGGTATGCTTGCTAAAAATGCTGACCTAGATAAGAAGGTAGTTAGTTTAATAGTTAGTCGTATAAAAGTTATCTCAAATCTTGACATATCTGAAAAACGGATTCCGCAAGATGGACGAACGCAGATTAAAATTGCGGGAGAGGTTTTAGATATTCGTGTATCTATTCTTCCTACGTTTTATGGCGAGCGGGTTGTTATGCGTTTACTTATGCAGAGTTCTCAAATACCACAGATTACAGAACTGGGTTTTAATGACTCACTAATTGGCGACGTAAGAAAACTACTGCGTTCATCTCACGGTATCATCTTAGTTACTGGTCCAACTGGTTCGGGTAAAACGACATCGCTTCACTCATTTTTACGTGAAGTTGAAGAGCCTCATAAAAATCTTATAACGGTTGAAGACCCGGTTGAGTATAAGTCTGATCATATTGCACAGATTCAAGTAAATGAGAAAGTGGGGCTTACTTTTGCCGCGGCTCTGCGTTCTATTCTTCGTCAAGATCCAGATGTTATTATGATTGGGGAGATCCGTGATGAAGAGACAGCGGCAATAGCGGTTCGCGCAGCCCTTACCGGACACTTGGTTTTCTCAACGCTGCATACAAATTCAGCTGCAGCGACTATCTCGCGTTTAGCAGATATGAATGTCGAACCTTTTCTTATCTCTTCATCTCTACTAGGGATTTTAGCACAAAGACTTGTTCGTGTCTTATGTGAAGAGTGTAAAGAGGAAGATGATTTAGCAGAAAACTTTGCGGATGATTATGACCTTCCCAAAGATGCGGTGATTTTTAAAGGCAATGGATGTAAGGCTTGTAACTACAGTGGTTTTTCAGGTCGACGCTCAATTGGCGAACTTTTAGTTATGAACGATAGGGTAAAAGACCTACTTAAAACTACAACGGATGAGCATACTATCAAAACAGAACTAGAAAAAGATGGCTTAAAAACCATATCTCGCCAACTCTCTCAAATGCTCCTTGATGGTGAAACGTCTCTTGATGAAGCGATACGTATCGGTTTAGGGCATGCATAA
- a CDS encoding type II secretion system protein has translation MRRAFTLVELMVSVAILSLIMIFLYKSYAELNISNKIYEKEVTKIEKIELLKKTIYLDFSLLKPSSVNIINESKTEDVFYAQTSHSIHDRINPYIAYIVKEKKLYRLESLKQFKEYPLGVESEFEGDYLGDVEIFRVYKSQDQKSNEYLVNIEFQMKNEILLKIKALNSK, from the coding sequence ATGAGAAGAGCTTTTACACTTGTTGAGCTTATGGTTTCAGTTGCCATACTCTCACTTATTATGATTTTTTTATATAAGAGTTATGCAGAGTTAAATATCTCAAATAAGATATATGAAAAAGAGGTTACAAAGATAGAAAAAATTGAACTTCTTAAAAAAACCATCTATCTAGATTTTTCGCTTTTAAAACCATCGAGTGTAAATATTATTAATGAGAGTAAAACTGAAGATGTCTTTTATGCACAAACTTCGCACTCCATTCATGATAGGATAAATCCATATATAGCGTATATAGTGAAAGAGAAAAAACTTTATAGGCTAGAGTCGCTAAAGCAGTTTAAAGAGTATCCACTAGGAGTTGAGAGCGAATTTGAAGGGGATTATCTTGGTGACGTAGAGATATTTAGAGTTTATAAATCACAAGATCAAAAATCAAATGAGTATCTTGTGAATATAGAGTTTCAAATGAAAAACGAGATACTACTTAAGATAAAAGCACTAAACAGTAAATAG